The following proteins are encoded in a genomic region of Gossypium hirsutum isolate 1008001.06 chromosome D05, Gossypium_hirsutum_v2.1, whole genome shotgun sequence:
- the LOC107906726 gene encoding MLO-like protein 3 produces MAAGEESSTSRSLQETPTWAVATVCFVFISLSIIIEYLIHRISNWLERRRKIALFDAVEKLKSVLMVLGFMSLILTVSRSFISKICIPNEVANSMLPCRKTLDSIRTTQDLGYDQIWSVHGLHERILDDENVSPEYCDSKGKTSLISEEGANQLSIFIFVLAAMQIVYTVLTMALGRAKMRRWKTWEKETRTVEYQAANDPNRFRFTRQTTFAQRHINPCTDASILLWTKCFFQQFFNSVAKVDYLTLRHGFVATHLSVGSSFNFQKYIQRSLEDDFKIIVGISPFMWFLVVIFLLVDVQGWNVYLWVSFLPLTIVLIMGTKLQVILAKMAHRVEDQNTVIHGAPLVQPNDNFFWFNNPKFVLTLLHYTLFMNAFEVAFFVWVTTQYGIKSCYHEHREVIATRVVLAVTVQVICSYVTLPLYALVTQMGSNFKKAVLEEQTTNAIKQWHAGVKLKRKKQRLSSQAAADDFPENSTTISTVDSSSHQPPTLASFEICSSPEIQEAGPAMHTVAVEIQMASVEKKLERDYRVI; encoded by the exons ATGGCTGCCGGGGAAGAATCCTCCACTTCTCGCTCTCTCCAAGAGACTCCCACTTGGGCCGTCGCTACCGTTTGCTTCGTCTTCATCTCCCTTTCCATTATCATCGAATACTTGATTCATCGCATCTCAAAT TGGCTCGAGCGACGTAGGAAAATTGCACTCTTTGATGCCGTCGAGAAGCTTAAATCCG TGCTCATGGTGCTGGGTTTCATGTCACTTATATTAACAGTGAGTCGGAGCTTCATCTCCAAAATTTGTATACCCAATGAAGTTGCAAATTCTATGCTTCCATGCCGGAAAACCCTTGATTCTATTAGAACTACCCAAGACTTGGGATACGACCAAATATGGAGCGTCCATGGATTGCATGAAAGAATATTGGATGATGAAAATGTTTCTCCAGAGTACTGTGATTCCAAG GGAAAGACGTCTCTAATATCAGAGGAGGGGGCGAACCAGCTGAGCATCTTCATCTTTGTGTTAGCGGCTATGCAAATTGTGTATACGGTGCTCACTATGGCTTTGGGAAGGGCTAAG ATGAGGCGTTGGAAAACCTGGGAGAAGGAGACGCGAACGGTGGAATATCAAGCTGCCAACG ATCCTAATCGTTTTCGATTCACAAGACAAACGACTTTTGCACAACGCCATATAAATCCATGTACAGACGCATCAATCCTTTTGTGGACT AAATGCTTCTTTCAACAGTTCTTTAATTCGGTGGCGAAAGTTGATTACCTTACTCTACGCCATGGTTTCGTCGCT ACTCATTTATCAGTAGGTAGTTCTTTCAATTTCCAAAAATACATACAACGATCACTGGAAGATGATTTCAAAATTATAGTTGGCATCAG CCCATTTATGTGGTTCTTGGTTGTTATCTTCCTACTAGTCGACGTACAAG GTTGGAATGTGTATCTATGGGTTTCATTTCTGCCATTGACA ATAGTGCTGATTATGGGAACCAAACTGCAAGTAATATTGGCAAAAATGGCACACAGAGTGGAAGATCAGAACACTGTAATCCATGGAGCCCCTTTGGTGCAACCTAACGACAACTTCTTCTGGTTCAATAACCCCAAGTTTGTTTTAACCCTTCTGCATTACACTCTCTTTATG AATGCATTTGAGGTTGCCTTTTTCGTCTGGGTCACG ACACAATATGGAATAAAGTCCTGCTACCATGAACACAGAGAAGTAATCGCCACAAGGGTGGTGTTAGC TGTGACGGTTCAAGTCATATGCAGTTACGTTACTCTTCCCCTCTATGCTCTTGTGACACAA ATGGGATCAAATTTCAAGAAAGCTGTGTTGGAAGAGCAAACAACCAATGCAATAAAACAATGGCACGCCGGTGTGAAGCTGAAACGGAAAAAACAACGCCTATCTTCGCAGGCTGCTGCCGATGATTTTCCGGAAAACAGCACCACCATTTCCACCGTGGATTCATCGTCTCATCAGCCTCCAACACTTGCTTCTTTCGAAATCTGTAGCTCTCCGGAGATACAAGAAGCTGGCCCTGCTATGCATACCGTGGCAGTGGAAATACAAATGGCTTCCGTGGAGAAGAAATTAGAGAGAGATTACCGGGTTATCTGA
- the LOC107906727 gene encoding MLO-like protein 6, translating into MSKSSTYPLKRRRSKNMSGEGEASSTRSLEETPTWAVAVVCLGLVLISIIIEHIIHMIGKWLTKKHKRALYEALEKIKSELMLLGFISLLLTVGEGSITSICVSEKVGSTWHPCHNDRQEIADEPPSEEDTSDNNEHRRRLLMMSDSVRVFRRSLAGKSEDKCADKGKVQFISYEALDQLHYFIFVLAVFHVIYCILTLLLGRAKMRKWKRWERETRTIEYQYSHDPERFRFARETSFGRRHLSFWTKNPILLWIVCFFRQFIRSVPKVDYLTLRHGFIMAHLAPQSQNHFNFQKYINRSLEEDFSVVVGISPPIWFLAVLFLLFNTHGWYSYLWLPFLPLIVVLSVGTKLQVIITKMGLRIQERGEVVKGVPVVELGDHLFWFNRPSLILFLINFVLFQNAFQLAFFVYTWYEFGIHSCFHEHVEDLVISISMGVIVQILCSYVTLPLYALVTQMGSNMKPTIFNERVATALRNWHHTARKHVRNKGSTTVTPFSSIPNTPSHHTSPIHLLKHYRGEMDSVHTSPNRSSFDIESSETDSPYTSHHPYYDDGSTSHNPNMAEPVQGGTDKDINEASSSEERESEHHAINILPKEFSFDRRTNI; encoded by the exons ATGTCAAAGTCATCAACTTATCCCTT aaaaagaagaagaagcaaaaacATGTCCGGAGAAGGTGAAGCAAGTAGTACAAGATCATTGGAAGAAACACCAACATGGGCTGTTGCCGTTGTTTGTCTTGGTTTGGTTTTGATTTCAATAATCATCGAACATATAATCCATATGATTGGAAAG TGGTTAACGAAGAAACATAAACGAGCACTTTATGAAGCTCTGGAAAAGATTAAGTCAG AGCTTATGTTGCTGGGATTTATATCATTACTCCTAACAGTAGGAGAAGGTTCAATAACAAGCATATGCGTATCAGAGAAAGTTGGATCTACTTGGCATCCATGCCATAATGATCGACAAGAGATCGCGGATGAACCACCTTCGGAAGAAGATACATCAGATAACAACGAACATCGCCGGAGACTTCTTATGATGTCGGATTCTGTTCGAGTTTTCCGGCGTTCTTTGGCCGGAAAATCAGAGGACAAATGCGCGGACAAG GGAAAAGTacaatttatttcatatgaagCTCTGGATCAACtccattatttcatttttgtGCTGGCCGTTTTTCATGTCATTTACTGTATTCTTACGCTTTTGTTGGGCAGAGCTAAG ATGAGAAAGTGGAAGAGATGGGAAAGGGAAACTAGAACAATTGAATACCAGTACTCACATG ATCCAGAGCGGTTCAGATTTGCAAGGGAAACATCGTTTGGAAGAAGACATTTGAGTTTTTGGACCAAAAATCCCATTCTACTGTGGATT gTTTGTTTCTTTAGACAATTTATTAGGTCAGTCCCTAAAGTTGATTACTTGACCCTCCGACATGGATTTATCATG GCACACTTGGCACCCCAAAGCCAAaaccattttaattttcaaaaatacataaatagatCACTGGAAGAAGATTTCAGTGTTGTTGTTGGCATCAG CCCTCCAATATGGTTTTTAGCTGTACTCTTCCTACTCTTCAACACTCATG GATGGTATTCGTATCTGTGGCTTCCATTTCTCCCTTTGATC GTGGTCCTGTCAGTGGGGACAAAGCTGCAAGTGATCATAACAAAAATGGGGCTAAGAATTCAAGAGAGAGGAGAGGTGGTGAAAGGAGTGCCAGTGGTTGAACTGGGCGACCATCTTTTCTGGTTCAACCGCCCCAGCCTCATCCTCTTTCTCATCAACTTCGTTCTTTTTCAg AATGCTTTTCAACTTGCATTCTTTGTATATACTTGG TATGAATTTGGGATACACTCTTGCTTTCATGAGCACGTGGAAGATTTAGTCATCTCAATTTCAATGGG GGTCATCGTTCAAATTCTTTGCAGCTATGTCACTCTTCCTCTTTATGCCCTTGTTACACAG ATGGGTTCAAACATGAAACCTACCATATTTAATGAAAGAGTAGCGACGGCTCTCAGGAATTGGCACCACACGGCTAGAAAACACGTCAGAAACAAAGGTTCGACCACGGTGACCCCATTCTCTAGCATACCCAACACCCCATCGCACCACACCTCCCCAATTCACCTCTTGAAGCACTACCGGGGAGAAATGGACAGCGTCCATACATCTCCAAATAGGTCGAGTTTCGATATCGAGTCTTCGGAAACGGATTCTCCATACACTTCCCACCACCCTTATTATGATGATGGTTCAACATCTCACAACCCTAACATGGCGGAGCCAGTACAAGGAGGCACTGATAAAGATATAAACGAGGCGAGTTCAAGTGAAGAACGTGAATCCGAACACCATGCCATCAACATCTTGCCCAAAGAATTCTCTTTTGATAGAAGAACCAATATATGA